The proteins below are encoded in one region of Sphaerodactylus townsendi isolate TG3544 linkage group LG06, MPM_Stown_v2.3, whole genome shotgun sequence:
- the AZIN2 gene encoding antizyme inhibitor 2 isoform X1 yields MNGYLDELDITVVEEGFTTKDLLEGLLKEASQSGSQEAFFVADLGDVVKKHLRLLKALPRVKPFYAVKCNRSKGVVQMLASLGVGFGCTSKPELALVKSVGVSVDRIICTGPCKQMSQIRYAASQGVQLMTFDNEVELGKVARSHPTARMILSLATDESKSPGCPSVTFGATLKSCRHLLETAKDMNMEVVGVSFHIGRGFTDTQIFTQSIADARLVFEMGAELGYKMRLLDIGGGFPGAKEAKGCFEETTTVVNSALDLYFPEGCGVEIIAELGRYYVDLAFTFVVNIVGKKEVPLDQPGSDDEEPGGKKSFVYHLNDGVYGSFSSVIFNNTCPVPVLHKKLSPDPPLYNSSLWGPTGDNLDRIAEGMELPELHVGDWLIFETMGAYTGPASSSLSGEQPARIYYAMSRVAWEAVQLLQGKLLLPEEEDQESTCAPLSCGWEITETLCVTPVFAPASIM; encoded by the exons ATGAATGGCTACTTGGATGAACTGGACATCACAGTAGTGGAGGAGGGCTTTACCACCAAGGACCTTCTGGAGGGCCTCCTAAAAGAGGCTTCCCAGAGC GGTAGCCAAGAAGCCTTCTTTGTGGCAGATCTTGGAGATGTGGTGAAGAAACATTTGCGCCTCCTCAAAGCTTTGCCCCGTGTCAAGCCCTTCTATGCTGTGAAATGTAACCGCAGTAAGGGAGTGGTCCAGATGCTGGCAAGCCTGGGGGTTGGATTTGGATGCACCAGTAAG CCAGAGCTGGCACTGGTGAAAAGTGTCGGAGTCTCAGTGGACAGAATCATCTGCACGGGCCCCTGCAAGCAGATGTCCCAGATCAGATATGCAGCCAGCCAAGGAGTGCAGCTGATGACTTTCGATAATGAAGTGGAACTCGGGAAGGTAGCGAGGAGCCACCCAACTGCTAG AATGATTTTGAGTCTGGCAACTGATGAGTCCAAGTCCCCTGGCTGTCCAAGTGTGACGTTTGGTGCCACCCTGAAATCCTGCCGGCATCTCCTAGAGACTGCAAAGGATATGAACATGGAGGTGGTTGGAGTCAG CTTCCACATCGGAAGAGGCTTTACCGATACTCAGATCTTCACTCAGTCCATAGCAGATGCTCGCTTGGTCTTTGAAATGGGTGCAGAATTGGGCTACAAGATGCGCCTCTTGGATATTGGAGGTGGATTTCCTGGTGCCAAAGAAGCCAAAGGATGCTTTGAAGAG ACAACAACTGTGGTCAACTCTGCATTAGACCTGTATTTCCCAGAAGGCTGTGGGGTGGAGATCATTGCAGAACTGGGACGCTACTACGTGGATTTGGCCTTTACCTTTGTGGTCAACATTGTTGGCAAGAAGGAAGTTCCCCTGGACCAACCAGGCTCTGATG ATGAGGAACCTGGAGGCAAGAAGAGCTTCGTCTACCACCTGAACGACGGCGTCTATGGCTCGTTCAGTTCTGTCATCTTCAACAACACATGCCCTGTCCCAGTCTTGCACAAG AAGCTGTCTCCTGATCCCCCCTTGTACAACAGCAGCCTCTGGGGTCCTACGGGGGATAACCTGGACCGCATTGCAGAGGGCATGGAACTCCCTGAACTGCATGTTGGAGACTGGCTGATCTTTGAGACCATGGGGGCCTACACGGGACCAGCTTCTTCTTCTCTCAGCGGAGAGCAGCCAGCACGGATCTACTATGCCATGTCTAGGGTGGCTTG GGAAGCAGTCCAACTCCTGCAGGGGAAGCTGCTCCTGCCGGAAGAAGAGGACCAGGAGAGCACATGTGCCCCATTGTCTTGTGGCTGGGAGATCACGGAGACCCTGTGCGTGACTCCTGTCTTTGCTCCAGCAAGCATCATGTGA
- the AZIN2 gene encoding antizyme inhibitor 2 isoform X2, with protein MNGYLDELDITVVEEGFTTKDLLEGLLKEASQSPELALVKSVGVSVDRIICTGPCKQMSQIRYAASQGVQLMTFDNEVELGKVARSHPTARMILSLATDESKSPGCPSVTFGATLKSCRHLLETAKDMNMEVVGVSFHIGRGFTDTQIFTQSIADARLVFEMGAELGYKMRLLDIGGGFPGAKEAKGCFEETTTVVNSALDLYFPEGCGVEIIAELGRYYVDLAFTFVVNIVGKKEVPLDQPGSDDEEPGGKKSFVYHLNDGVYGSFSSVIFNNTCPVPVLHKKLSPDPPLYNSSLWGPTGDNLDRIAEGMELPELHVGDWLIFETMGAYTGPASSSLSGEQPARIYYAMSRVAWEAVQLLQGKLLLPEEEDQESTCAPLSCGWEITETLCVTPVFAPASIM; from the exons ATGAATGGCTACTTGGATGAACTGGACATCACAGTAGTGGAGGAGGGCTTTACCACCAAGGACCTTCTGGAGGGCCTCCTAAAAGAGGCTTCCCAGAGC CCAGAGCTGGCACTGGTGAAAAGTGTCGGAGTCTCAGTGGACAGAATCATCTGCACGGGCCCCTGCAAGCAGATGTCCCAGATCAGATATGCAGCCAGCCAAGGAGTGCAGCTGATGACTTTCGATAATGAAGTGGAACTCGGGAAGGTAGCGAGGAGCCACCCAACTGCTAG AATGATTTTGAGTCTGGCAACTGATGAGTCCAAGTCCCCTGGCTGTCCAAGTGTGACGTTTGGTGCCACCCTGAAATCCTGCCGGCATCTCCTAGAGACTGCAAAGGATATGAACATGGAGGTGGTTGGAGTCAG CTTCCACATCGGAAGAGGCTTTACCGATACTCAGATCTTCACTCAGTCCATAGCAGATGCTCGCTTGGTCTTTGAAATGGGTGCAGAATTGGGCTACAAGATGCGCCTCTTGGATATTGGAGGTGGATTTCCTGGTGCCAAAGAAGCCAAAGGATGCTTTGAAGAG ACAACAACTGTGGTCAACTCTGCATTAGACCTGTATTTCCCAGAAGGCTGTGGGGTGGAGATCATTGCAGAACTGGGACGCTACTACGTGGATTTGGCCTTTACCTTTGTGGTCAACATTGTTGGCAAGAAGGAAGTTCCCCTGGACCAACCAGGCTCTGATG ATGAGGAACCTGGAGGCAAGAAGAGCTTCGTCTACCACCTGAACGACGGCGTCTATGGCTCGTTCAGTTCTGTCATCTTCAACAACACATGCCCTGTCCCAGTCTTGCACAAG AAGCTGTCTCCTGATCCCCCCTTGTACAACAGCAGCCTCTGGGGTCCTACGGGGGATAACCTGGACCGCATTGCAGAGGGCATGGAACTCCCTGAACTGCATGTTGGAGACTGGCTGATCTTTGAGACCATGGGGGCCTACACGGGACCAGCTTCTTCTTCTCTCAGCGGAGAGCAGCCAGCACGGATCTACTATGCCATGTCTAGGGTGGCTTG GGAAGCAGTCCAACTCCTGCAGGGGAAGCTGCTCCTGCCGGAAGAAGAGGACCAGGAGAGCACATGTGCCCCATTGTCTTGTGGCTGGGAGATCACGGAGACCCTGTGCGTGACTCCTGTCTTTGCTCCAGCAAGCATCATGTGA
- the NDUFS5 gene encoding NADH dehydrogenase [ubiquinone] iron-sulfur protein 5, with the protein MPLLDIQDKLGIDIDRWFTIQSAKQPYQRAAVCHAFEKEWLECSDGIGQIRSKTECKVEMDDLFECLNNYKMIRRLMTISAQKKKMIKEGKYTPPDYHTGKLDPDP; encoded by the exons ATGCCACTTTTGGACATCCAAGACAAGCTGGGCATTGATATTGACAGGTGGTTCACCATCCAGAGCGCCAAGCAGCCTTACCAGCGGGCTGCCGTGTGCCATGCCTTTGAGAAAGAGTGGCTGGAATGCTCTGACGGCATTGGGCAGATCCGATCCAAGACTGAATGCAAGGTGGAGATGGACGATCTCTTTGAATGCCTGAACAACTACAAAATG ATCCGACGCCTGATGACCATTTCAGCGCAGAAAAAGAAGATGATAAAGGAGGGGAAGTACACCCCACCTGACTACCACACCGGAAAACTGGACCCCGACCCTTGA